The Meriones unguiculatus strain TT.TT164.6M chromosome 1, Bangor_MerUng_6.1, whole genome shotgun sequence genome has a segment encoding these proteins:
- the LOC132651003 gene encoding keratin-associated protein 5-5-like — MSCCGCSGGCGSSCGGCGSCGSCCCKPCCCECSCCKPCCCECSCCKPCCCECSCCKPCCCQSSCCKPCCCQSSCCKPCCCQSSCCKPCCCQSSCCKPCCCQSSCCKPCCCQSSCCKPCCCQSSCCKPCCCQSSCCKPCCCQSSCCKPCCCQSSCCKPCCCQSSCCKPCCCQSSCCKPCCCQSSCCKPCCCQSSCCKPCCCQSSCCKPCCCESSCCKPCCCQSSCCKPCCCQSSCCKPCCCQSSCCAPVCCQCKI; from the coding sequence ATGAGCTGCTGTGGCTGTTCCGGAGGCTGTGGCTCCAGCTGTGggggctgtggctcctgtggctcCTGCTGCTGCAAGCCTTGCTGCTGTGAGTGCAGCTGCTGTAAGCCCTGCTGCTGTGAGTGCAGCTGCTGTAAGCCCTGCTGCTGTGAGTGCAGCTGCTGCAAGCCCTGCTGCTGCCAGTCCAGCTGCTGCAAGCCCTGCTGCTGTCAATCCAGCTGCTGCAAGCCCTGCTGCTGCCAGTCCAGCTGCTGCAAGCCCTGCTGCTGTCAATCCAGCTGCTGCAAGCCCTGCTGCTGCCAGTCCAGCTGCTGCAAGCCCTGCTGCTGTCAATCCAGCTGCTGCAAGCCCTGCTGCTGCCAGTCCAGCTGCTGCAAGCCCTGCTGCTGCCAGTCCAGCTGCTGCAAGCCCTGCTGCTGTCAATCCAGCTGCTGCAAGCCCTGCTGCTGTCAATCCAGCTGCTGCAAGCCCTGCTGCTGCCAGTCCAGCTGCTGCAAGCCCTGCTGCTGTCAATCCAGCTGCTGTAAGCCCTGCTGCTGCCAGTCCAGCTGCTGTAAACCCTGCTGCTGTCAATCCAGCTGCTGTAAGCCCTGCTGCTGCCAGTCCAGCTGCTGCAAGCCCTGCTGCTGTGAGTCCAGCTGCTGCAAGCCCTGCTGCTGTCAGTCCAGCTGCTGCAAGCCCTGCTGCTGTCAGTCCAGCTGCTGCAAGCCCTGCTGCTGTCAATCCAGCTGCTGTGCCCCTGTGTGCTGCCAGTGCAAGATCTGA
- the LOC132650991 gene encoding keratin-associated protein 5-2-like — translation MSCCGCSGGCGSSCGGCGSCGSCCCKPVCCCKPVCCCVPTCSCSSCGGCKGGCGSCGGCKGGCGSCGGCKGGCGSCGSCGGCKGGCGSCGSCGGCKGGCGSCGSCGGCKGGCGSCGSCGGCKGGCGSCGSCGGCKGGCGSCGSCKGGCGSCGGCKGGCGSCGGCKGGCGSCGGCGSCGGCKGGCGSCGGCCHCGGCGSCGSCCCKPVCCCVPTCSCSSCGGCKGGCGSCGGCKGGCGSCGGCKGGCGSCGGCKGGCGSCGGCCQSSCCKPCCCQSSCCSKSLISLASGLT, via the exons ATGAGCTGCTGTGGCTGTTCTGGAGGCTGTGGCTCCAGCTGTGggggctgtggctcctgtggctcctgctgctgcaagcctgtgtgctgctgcaagcctgtgtgctgctgtgtgCCCACCTGCTCCTGCTCCAGCTGTGGGGGCTGCAAaggaggctgtggctcctgtgggggctgcaagggaggctgtggctcctgtgggggctgcaagggaggctgtggctcctgtggctcctgtgggggctgtaagggaggctgtggctcctgtggctcctgtgggggctgtaagggaggctgtggctcctgtggctcctgtgggggctgcaagggaggctgtggctcctgtggctcctgtgggggctgtaagggaggctgtggctcctgtggctcctgtgggggctgtaagggaggctgtggctcctgtgggagctgcaagggaggctgtggctcctgtgggggctgcaaaggaggctgtggctcctgtgggggctgcaagggaggctgtggctcctgtgggggctgtggctcctgtgggggctgcaagggaggctgtggctcctgtgggggCTGTTGTCA CTGTGggggctgtggctcctgtggatCCTGCTGCTGCAAgcctgtgtgctgctgtgtgcccacctgctcctgctccagctgtgggggctgcaagggaggctgtggctcctgtggaggctgcaagggaggctgtggctcctgtgggggctgcaagggaggctgtggctcctgtgggggctgcaaaggaggctgtggctcctgtgggggCTGCTGCCAGTCCAGCTGCTGTAAGCCCTGCTGCTGCCAGTCCAGCTGCT GCTCCAAGTCTCTGATCTCCTTGGCATCTGGCCTCACCTGA
- the LOC132651000 gene encoding keratin-associated protein 5-5-like — MEGKVLRAVPPRATRCRCERPTAPQPHTQSFFQLKGGCGSCGGCCQSSCCKPCCCQSSCCKPCCSSGCGSSCCQSSCCKPCCCQSSCCKPCCCECSCCKPCCCQSSCCKPCCCQSSCCKPCCCECSCCKPCCCECSCCKPCCCQSSCCKPCCCQSSCCKPCCCQSSCCKPCCCQSSCCKPCCSSGCGSSCCQSSCCKPCCSSGCGSSCCQSSCCKPCCSSGCGSSCCQPSC; from the exons ATGGA GGGGAAGGTGCTCCGTGCTGTTCCCCCAAGGGCCACACGGTGTCGCTGTGAGAGGCCCACTGCCCCTCAGCCTCACACTCAGAGCTTCTTCCAGCTGAAG ggaggctgtggctcctgtgggggCTGCTGCCAGTCCAGCTGCTGTAAGCCCTGCTGCTGTCAGTCCAGCTGTTGCAAGCCCTGTTGCTCTTCAGGCTGTGGGTCATCTTGCTGTCAGTCCAGCTGCTGCAAGCCCTGCTGCTGTCAATCCAGCTGCTGCAAACCTTGCTGCTGTGAGTGCAGCTGCTGTAAGCCCTGCTGCTGTCAATCCAGCTGCTGCAAGCCCTGCTGCTGTCAATCCAGCTGCTGCAAGCCCTGCTGCTGTGAGTGCAGCTGCTGTAAGCCCTGCTGCTGTGAGTGCAGCTGCTGCAAGCCCTGCTGCTGTCAGTCCAGCTGCTGTAAGCCCTGCTGCTGTCAGTCCAGCTGCTGTAAGCCCTGCTGCTGTCAGTCCAGCTGCTGCAAGCCCTGCTGCTGTCAGTCCAGCTGCTGTAAGCCCTGCTGCTCTTCAGGCTGTGGGTCTTCCTGCTGTCAATCCAGCTGCTGCAAGCCCTGTTGCTCTTCAGGCTGTGGGTCATCTTGCTGTCAATCCAGCTGCTGCAAGCCCTGCTGCTCTTCAGGCTGTGGGTCCTCCTGCTGTCAGCCCAGCTGCTGA
- the LOC132650980 gene encoding keratin-associated protein 5-2-like, giving the protein TFLSTCFTDLLHPQPNTRTMSCCGCSGGCGSSCGGCGSCGSCCCKPVCCCKPVCCCVPTCSCSSCGGCKGGCGSCGGCKGGCGSCGSCGGCKGGCGSCGGCKGGCGSCGSCGGCKGGCGSCGGCKGGCGSCGSCGGCKGGCGSCGGCKGGCSSCGGCKSCCCQSSCCKPCCSSGCGSSCCQSSCCKPCCCQSSCCKPCCCQSSCCKPCCCQSSCCKPCCCECSCCKPCCCESSCCKPCCCESSCCKPCCCQSSCCKPCCCQSSCCAPVCCQCKI; this is encoded by the coding sequence ACCTTCCTCTCCACCTGCTTCACTGACCTACTCCATCCCCAACCCAACACCAGAACCATGAGCTGCTGTGGCTGTTCCGGAGGCTGTGGCTCCAGCTGTGggggctgtggctcctgtggctcctgctgctgcaagcctgtgtgctgctgcaagcctgtgtgctgctgtgtgcccacctgctcctgctccagctgtgggggctgcaagggaggctgtggctcctgtggaggctgcaagggaggctgtggctcctgtggctcctgtgggggctgcaagggaggctgtggctcctgtgggggctgcaagggaggctgtggctcctgtggctcctgtgggggctgcaagggaggctgtggctcctgtgggggctgcaagggaggctgtggctcctgtggctcctgtgggggctgcaagggaggctgtggctcctgtgggggctgcaagggaggctgtaGCTCCTGTGGAGGCTGCAAGTCCTGCTGCTGCCAGTCCAGCTGCTGTAAGCCCTGCTGCTCTTCAGGCTGTGGGTCTTCTTGCTGTCAATCCAGCTGCTGCAAGCCCTGCTGCTGTCAGTCCAGCTGCTGTAAGCCCTGCTGCTGTCAGTCCAGCTGCTGCAAGCCCTGCTGCTGTCAGTCCAGCTGCTGTAAACCCTGCTGCTGTGAGTGTAGCTGCTGCAAACCCTGCTGCTGTGAGTCCAGCTGCTGCAAACCCTGCTGCTGTGAGTCCAGCTGCTGTAAGCCCTGCTGCTGTCAGTCCAGCTGCTGCAAGCCCTGCTGTTGTCAATCCAGCTGCTGTGCCCCTGTGTGCTGCCAGTGCAAGATCTGA